In Rana temporaria chromosome 3, aRanTem1.1, whole genome shotgun sequence, a single window of DNA contains:
- the LOC120930980 gene encoding olfactory receptor 10A7-like, which yields MCQENQTKVTEFYLLGFQGLENFKPLFFALLLLIYIAIVTGNILIILLVSTKSNLKIPMFIFLQHLALADVLLATCVIPLMAEVILKTKREMSVDGCILQLYSFLNFGFVQCFILAIMSYDRYVAISNPLHYILIMDRRICFLLALGSWAITWTISTTEIILIVQFEFCGLRDIDYFFCDVGPIVKLTTSDTSIVQWFDLSCSVLFFFCSLSFIIGTYIYIFIIILKISSSAGRKKSFSTCSAHLISVAAYYGSIITIYVTPDDEKSPSVNKYSSLLYIVVNPLVNPTIYSLRNHEIRQALHKIVERLSRKVI from the coding sequence ATGTGTCAAGAGAATCAAACAAAAGTCACAGAGTTCTATCTTCTTGGTTTCCAAGGTCTAGAAAACTTCAAACCTCTATTCTTTGCTCTTCTACTTCTAATTTACATTGCAATAGTGACCGGCAACATTCTAATCATCCTTCTAGTGTCCACCAAAAGTAATCTCAAAATTCCAATGTTCATCTTCCTTCAGCACTTAGCTCTTGCAGATGTCCTCCTTGCCACGTGCGTCATACCACTGATGGCAGAGGTTATATTAAAGACAAAGAGAGAAATGTCTGTTGACGGCTGTATCCTGCAGCTGTACTCCTTTTTGAATTTTGGTTTTGTGCAATGTTTCATCCTTGCTATAATGTCTTACGATCGATATGTCGCTATTTCTAATCCCTTACATTACATTTTAATTATGGACCGCAGAATCTGCTTCCTGTTGGCTTTGGGTTCTTGGGCAATAACGTGGACTATATCTACAACTGAAATTATTTTAATAGTTCAGTTTGAATTTTGTGGCCTCAGAGACATTGATTACTTCTTTTGTGATGTAGGTCCAATTGTGAAATTGACTACATCGGACACATCTATCGTACAATGGTTTGACCTTTCATGCTCTgtccttttctttttctgttctcTTTCATTTATCATTGGGACATACATctacatttttattatcattCTCAAGATTTCATCCTCCGCTGGCAGGAAAAAATCTTTTTCTACATGTAGTGCCCACCTGATCTctgtggctgcatattatgggtcCATAATCACTATTTATGTGACTCCAGACGATGAGAAGTCACCTTCCGTAAATAAGTACAGTTCTTTGTTGTACATTGTAGTGAACCCGTTGGTGAATCCCACAATATATAGCCTGAGAAACCATGAGATTAGACAAGCTCTTCATAAAATAGTTGAACGATTGAGCAGAAAGGTAATATAG
- the LOC120930979 gene encoding olfactory receptor 6M1-like, translated as MCEGNQTKVSEIHLLGVQGLGNLKLLFFAALLLFYIAIVTGNILIILLVSTNNKLKIPMFIFLQHLAFADALLATCVIPMMAEIIIRTEGKMSLVTCITQMYFYFIFGFVQCFLLAVMSYDRYVAICNPLHYILIMNRRICFLLGYGCWVTTWSLSSTEFILIIQLQFCGPSDIDYFFCDFSPVMQLATSDTSIVQWLDFTYSVLVLFCALTFIISSYIYIFIIILKISSSTARKKSFSTCSAHLISVGAYYGSLITIYVTPSNEMSLNVNKYSSLLYTVVTPLMNPIIYSLRNQEIRQALHKKLRNIAVR; from the coding sequence ATGTGTGAAGGCAATCAAACAAAAGTTTCAGAAATCCATCTTCTTGGAGTACAAGGTCTAGGCAACCTCAAACTTCTATTCTTCGCTGCCCTTCTTTTATTTTACATTGCAATAGTGACCGGAAACATTTTAATTATCCTTCTAGTGTCAACCAATAATAAGCTCAAAATTCCAATGTTCATCTTTCTCCAGCACCTTGCTTTCGCTGATGCCCTCCTAGCCACTTGTGTTATACCAATGATGGCAGAGATAATAATAAGGACGGAGGGGAAAATGTCTCTGGTTACCTGTATCACACAAATGTATTTCTATTTTATCTTTGGGTTTGTGCAATGTTTTCTTCTTGCTGTAATGTCTTACGATCGATATGTAGCTATTtgtaaccctttacattacattttaatTATGAACCGCAGAATCTGCTTCCTGTTGGGTTATGGTTGTTGGGTAACAACTTGGAGCCTGTCTTCAACTGAATTTATTTTGATAATACAGCTTCAGTTTTGTGGCCCCAGTGACATTGATTACTTCTTTTGTGATTTTAGTCCAGTTATGCAATTGGCCACCTCAGACACGTCTATCGTACAATGGCTAGACTTCACATACTCCGTTCTAGTCTTATTCTGCGCTCTTACCTTTATCATCAGTTCATACatctacatttttattattattctgaaGATTTCATCCTCTACTGccagaaaaaaatccttttcaaCATGCAGTGCCCACCTGATCTCTGTGGGTGCATATTATGGGTCCTTAATCACTATTTATGTGACTCCATCCAATGAAATGTCACTTAACGTGAACAAGTACAGTTCTTTATTGTACACTGTGGTGACCCCATTGATGAACCCTATCATATATAGcctgaggaaccaggagataaGACAAGCTCTTCATAAAAAGTTGAGAAACATAGCAGTGAGGTAA